A stretch of Vigna angularis cultivar LongXiaoDou No.4 chromosome 4, ASM1680809v1, whole genome shotgun sequence DNA encodes these proteins:
- the LOC108341982 gene encoding heat stress transcription factor B-4, with product MALLLDNCEGILLSLDSHKSVPAPFLTKTYQLVDDPATDHIVSWGEDDTTFVVWRPPEFARDLLPNYFKHNNFSSFVRQLNTYGFRKIVPDRWEFANEFFKKGEKHLLCEIHRRKTAQPQQGSMNHHHHHSHSPLGVNVSVPTFFPFSSRVSISPSNDSDDQTNWCDSPPRGATSLMNGAANYSTSVTALSEDNERLRLSNNMLMSELAHMKKLYNDIIYFVQNHVKPVAPSNSYSSSLLLCNTPTGTPMNGGNVSMMQRPMNQLLGYYSNNPKQGTTPITQHQQHQQHQPQTYVVNSPTNTSRSSITIVEGPSGNVNSCKTKLFGVSLQSKKRVHPDFGSNSETNKARLVLEKDDLGLNLMPPSTC from the exons ATGGCTCTTCTTCTTGACAACTGTGAAGGCATTCTACTCTCCTTGGACTCACACAAATCAGTGCCAGCTCCTTTTCTCACCAAAACATACCAACTCGTCGACGACCCCGCCACAGATCACATAGTTTCTTGGGGTGAAGACGACACCACTTTCGTCGTTTGGCGTCCTCCTGAGTTCGCCAGAGACCTTCTTCCCAACTACTTCAAACACAACAACTTCTCCAGTTTCGTTCGCCAGCTCAACACCTAT GGTTTCAGAAAGATTGTACCAGACCGATGGGAGTTCGCCAACGAATTCTTCAAGAAGGGAGAGAAACACCTGTTGTGCGAGATCCATAGGAGAAAAACCGCTCAGCCTCAACAAGGGAGCATGAATCACCATCACCACCATTCACATTCTCCACTCGGAGTCAACGTTAGCGTTCCCactttctttcccttttccAGCAGAGTCAGCATCTCTCCCTCCAACGACTCCGACGACCAAACCAATTGGTGTGACTCTCCGCCACGTGGAGCCACCTCATTGATGAACGGTGCAGCTAACTACAGCACTTCCGTCACCGCGCTTTCCGAGGACAACGAGAGACTCAGGCTAAGCAACAACATGCTCATGTCGGAACTTGCGCACATGAAGAAGCTTTACAATGACATTATCTATTTCGTTCAGAACCATGTCAAGCCCGTTGCTCCAAGCAACTCTTACTCTTCTTCTTTGCTACTGTGTAATACACCCACGGGTACTCCGATGAATGGGGGCAATGTTTCGATGATGCAAAGGCCAATGAACCAGCTTCTGGGGTATTATTCTAATAACCCTAAGCAAGGAACTACTCCAATAACTCAACATCAGCAACATCAGCAACATCAACCTCAGACCTATGTTGTGAACTCCCCCACCAACACATCAAGGAGTTCTATAACGATTGTTGAAGGGCCTAGCGGTAACGTTAACAGCTGCAAGACAAAGCTTTTTGGCGTGTCGCTGCAGTCAAAGAAAAGGGTGCACCCCGATTTTGGATCTAATTCGGAGACCAACAAGGCTCGTTTGGTTTTGGAAAAGGATGACTTGGGGTTGAATCTCATGCCTCCGTCCACTTGTTAG